One window of the Eucalyptus grandis isolate ANBG69807.140 chromosome 6, ASM1654582v1, whole genome shotgun sequence genome contains the following:
- the LOC104447308 gene encoding secoisolariciresinol dehydrogenase, whose amino-acid sequence MAGSSFISAAAKRLEGKVALITGGASGIGEITARVFAHHGAKVVIADVNDSLGHSIRDSLSRDNASFVHCDVTDESQVKAAVAEAVSTYGKLDIMFNNAGITGPNKSRIVDNDKADFERVLAVNVTGVFLGMKHAAQAMIPVRRGCIINTASISSGLAGITSHAYTCAKHAVLGLTRNAAVELGQFGIRVNCLSPNACATPLATKFFGMGPAELEAAIDAVTNLKGVTLKVEDVANAALFLAGDEARYVSGHNLFIDGGFSVVNSSFRLFHYPPEEA is encoded by the exons ATGGCGGGCTCTTCATTCATCTCCGCAGCCGCTAAAAG GCTAGAGGGCAAGGTCGCGCTAATCACCGGAGGAGCCAGCGGGATCGGCGAGATCACAGCCAGGGTCTTTGCCCACCACGGCGCCAAGGTGGTCATCGCTGACGTCAATGACTCGCTCGGCCACTCCATCCGCGACTCCCTCAGCCGGGACAACGCCTCCTTCGTCCACTGCGACGTCACTGACGAGTCCCAAGTCAAGGCCGCTGTTGCTGAGGCTGTCTCCACCTACGGCAAGCTCGACATCATGTTCAACAACGCCGGGATCACCGGCCCGAACAAGAGCCGCATCGTCGACAACGACAAAGCGGACTTCGAGCGCGTCCTTGCCGTGAACGTAACCGGCGTCTTCCTCGGGATGAAGCACGCAGCGCAGGCCATGATCCCGGTGCGGCGCGGGTGCATCATCAACACCGCCAGCATCAGCTCTGGCCTCGCCGGCATAACCTCACATGCCTACACGTGTGCGAAGCACGCGGTGCTGGGGCTGACGAGGAACGCTGCCGTGGAGCTGGGGCAGTTCGGGATCCGGGTGAACTGCCTGTCGCCCAACGCCTGCGCGACGCCGCTGGCGACCAAGTTCTTCGGCATGGGCCCCGCGGAGCTGGAGGCAGCGATAGACGCGGTTACGAACCTGAAGGGGGTGACGTTGAAGGTGGAGGACGTGGCGAACGCCGCCCTGTTCCTGGCGGGCGACGAGGCGAGGTATGTCAGCGGCCACAACCTGTTCATCGATGGCGGCTTCAGCGTCGTCAACTCTTCGTTCCGCTTGTTCCATTATCCCCCCGAGGAGGCCTGA
- the LOC120294461 gene encoding glycine-rich protein 1-like yields the protein MGRGGWSKAVVGTPGEARVAIGPAAKTGETAGGGAWGVAAADAGGAGVRRNAADAQATGAGVGGGAARRPAAGSARRARGLERRGFSKHRRGGTAIDKGNNRRGSIAVSRCRVRRLWPQATEQRAAVGVERWSSSGTGGCNEEMETLMRVTGYQVEGCRSSSGGQRRSNSGGTAGRLGIDWAASCIGAVVGAEAPSAATGKQRARHGAGGCSVEVRWPAGGGAGAAR from the exons ATGGGTCGTGGTGGCTGGAGTAAGGCAGTCGTCGGAActcccggcgaggctcgagtaGCAATCGGACCTGCAGCGAAAACAGGGGAGACAGCAGGTGGCGGAGCTTGGGGCGTTGCAGCGGCGGACGCAGGCGGTGCGGGGGTCCGGCGAAACGCAGCTGACGCGCAGGCTACTGGTGCGGGCGTCGGGGGTGGAGCGGCGAGGCGTCCGGCGGCTGGGTCGGCGAGGAGGGCTCGTGGGCTG GAGCGGCGTGGCTTCAGCAAGCATCGGCGAGGCGGCACAGCGATCGACAAAGGCAACAACAGACGTGGTAGTATTGCGGTGAGTAGGTGTCGCGTGCGTCGCTTGTGGCCTCAAGCTACCGAACAGCGGGCTGCTGTGGGTGTCGAGCGCTGGTCGTCGTCGGGCACCGGTGGCTGCAACGAGGAGATGGAGACACTGATGAGGGTCACGGGTTATCAGGTGGAGGGCTGCAGATCCAGCTCGGGTGGTCAAAGGCGCAGCAACAGCGGGGGCACCGCGGGCCGGCTCGGAATCGACTGGGCTGCGAGTTGCATAGGCGCGGTCGTCGGGGCTGAGGCGCCGAGTGCAGCGACGGGCAAGCAGAGAGCGAGGCACGGCGCGGGGGGGTGCAGTGTGGAGGTGCGGTGGCCAGCGGGAGGGGGTGCTGGTGCGGCTCGGTGA
- the LOC104415117 gene encoding secoisolariciresinol dehydrogenase: MPWATKFVGVGPAKLEVVMDMVSNLKGVTLKAEDMAAPPCSWQATRRGTAAATTCSSTRFKLEGRVALITGGISGIGEITARVFAHHGAKVVIADVNDSLGQSVRDSLGQDTASYVHCDVTNESQIKAAVAEAVSAYGKLDIMFNNAGITDPNKARIVDNDKADFERVLAVNVTGVFLGVKHAAQAMIAARRGCIINTASISSNIGGSASHAYTCAKHAVLGLTRNAAVELGQFGIRVNCLSPFGCGTPLATKFVGLGPVEMEALIGATANLKGVTLKAEDVANAALFLASDKARYVSGHNLFIDGGVTVVNPSFHMFQYPPEEA, translated from the exons ATGCCGTGGGCAACCAAGTTTGTCGGCGTGGGCCCCGCGAAGCTGGAGGTAGTGATGGACATGGTGTCGAACCTGAAGGGGGTGACGTTGAAGGCGGAGGACATGGCGGCGCCGCCCTGTTCTTGGCAGGCGACGAGGCGAGGTACGGCAGCAGCCACAACCTGTTCTTCGACCCGTTTCAA GCTGGAGGGCAGGGTTGCGCTAATCACCGGAGGAATCAGCGGAATTGGCGAGATCACGGCTAGAGTCTTTGCGCACCACGGCGCCAAGGTGGTCATCGCCGACGTCAACGACTCGCTTGGCCAATCCGTCCGCGACTCCCTTGGCCAGGACACCGCCTCCTACGTCCATTGCGACGTCACCAATGAGTCCCAAATCAAGGCCGCTGTTGCCGAGGCCGTCTCCGCCTATGGCAAGCTCGACATCATGTTCAACAATGCTGGGATCACCGACCCGAACAAGGCTCGCATCGTCGACAATGACAAGGCCGACTTCGAGCGCGTCCTAGCCGTGAACGTCACCGGCGTCTTCCTCGGGGTGAAGCACGCGGCGCAAGCCATGATCGCGGCGCGGCGCGGCTGCATCATCAACACTGCCAGCATTAGCTCCAACATTGGCGGTTCCGCCTCGCACGCCTATACGTGCGCGAAGCACGCCGTACTGGGGCTGACAAGGAACGCCGCCGTGGAGCTAGGGCAGTTCGGGATCCGGGTCAACTGCTTGTCACCATTCGGCTGCGGGACCCCACTGGCAACAAAGTTCGTGGGCTTGGGCCCAGTGGAGATGGAGGCATTGATAGGCGCTACGGCGAACCTGAAAGGGGTGACATTGAAGGCAGAGGACGTGGCGAACGCCGCTCTGTTCTTGGCAAGCGACAAGGCAAGGTACGTCAGCGGCCACAACCTGTTCATCGACGGTGGCGTCACGGTTGTCAACCCATCGTTCCACATGTTCCAGTATCCGCCCGAGGAGGCCTGA